DNA from Blastocatellia bacterium:
AGCTCTAAAGAAACATTAAAACTATTTGAAATAGATATTTTACCTAAGGCACAGGATAACTTAAAAATTATCTCAGTTGCTTATCAATTAGGTGAACAAGAGCTTTTAGCTGTTATTGCTGAACAGCGTCGTCTAATAGATTTTCAACAGCAATTTATTCAAATAAATAAAGAATATTACTTATCTTTAGTTGCTTTAGAAAAAGCAATTGGAGGAAAAATAAACTAACTTGGCAAGACCCAAGTTTGGAGGTTGTCACTCAATGAAAAAAAAAGCAATATTAGTTTTAACATTTTTCTTAAGCCTACTTTTATTGGCTTGCAATCAAACAACAGAAGAAAAAAAAGAAGATAAGCCTAATGTAGAAAAGAAAAAACAAGTTTATTTTAATGTTAGTTTAGCTACTGAACCAGGTGAGGTAAAACCAAAAGAAAAAGCTAAACTTATTTTCTCTATTCAAGATAGCACTACTAAAGATGTTGCTATCAATGATTTAGAAATAGTTCATGAAAAACCTATACATTTAATTGTTACTAGCGAGGATCTTTCATTTTTTAATCATATTCATCCACAACCAACAGGTGATGGAAGCATTTATGAAGTAGAAACAGAATTTCCTTTTGCTGGTAAATACCGCTTTTATATGGACTATAGCCCTAAAAGTGTAGGTCATCGTCTAGCTCGTCTAGAACTTAATGTTTCTGGTACTCCACAAGCGGCAGTTCCATTAGTTGTAGATAAAACCGATAGCCAAATAGTTGACGGCGTTAAAGTTACAATAAAGCCTGAAAAGCCTTTTCAAACTAATGATGCGCTAAATTTAGCCTTTTTACTAGAAGATGCTAAAACAGGTAAACCACTTACAGATATTGAGCCTTACTTAGGTGCATTTGCTCACTTTAATATTATTAATCAAGACCATACAGAAAATTTACATGCTCATCCGCTTAAAGAAGCAGAAAGCAAAGATGCTCGTGGCGGCCCCGAAGTTAGCACTAGAACAATTTTCCCTAAAGCAGGTCTTTATAAAATTTGGACTCAATTTCAACGCAATGGAAAAGTTATTGTTGCTCCTTTTGTTGTTAATATTGCTGAAGGTAAATCCTTAGAAACAGTTGCTGCAACAACTGATTCTGGAGTACAGAAATTAAAAGTTACTGTTAGTGAAAATGGCTATGAACCTACTAATTTAGAACTTAAATCAGGTGTTCCTGCACAAATAGC
Protein-coding regions in this window:
- a CDS encoding cupredoxin domain-containing protein, producing the protein MKKKAILVLTFFLSLLLLACNQTTEEKKEDKPNVEKKKQVYFNVSLATEPGEVKPKEKAKLIFSIQDSTTKDVAINDLEIVHEKPIHLIVTSEDLSFFNHIHPQPTGDGSIYEVETEFPFAGKYRFYMDYSPKSVGHRLARLELNVSGTPQAAVPLVVDKTDSQIVDGVKVTIKPEKPFQTNDALNLAFLLEDAKTGKPLTDIEPYLGAFAHFNIINQDHTENLHAHPLKEAESKDARGGPEVSTRTIFPKAGLYKIWTQFQRNGKVIVAPFVVNIAEGKSLETVAATTDSGVQKLKVTVSENGYEPTNLELKSGVPAQIAFYRVDEKNCGNEILFTELGIRKDLPLNKETVVEFTPEKDLNYEFTCGMGMLKGKVVVK